One Cyanobacteria bacterium GSL.Bin1 genomic window carries:
- a CDS encoding GlsB/YeaQ/YmgE family stress response membrane protein, with protein sequence MGIITWAILGLIAGAIAKAIYPGEQNTGLAGTMALGILGSLVGGWIGEQLQEFLDIPSPAVGSFSLSGIITAVLGAIAIIFIWGLLTKPSR encoded by the coding sequence ATGGGCATTATCACTTGGGCAATTTTAGGACTGATCGCTGGCGCGATCGCGAAAGCGATTTATCCGGGCGAACAAAATACAGGGCTTGCGGGAACCATGGCATTAGGGATTCTGGGTTCTCTCGTCGGTGGTTGGATTGGCGAACAACTGCAAGAGTTTTTAGACATTCCGAGTCCAGCAGTCGGAAGTTTTAGCTTATCGGGGATTATTACTGCTGTTCTTGGCGCGATCGCGATTATTTTTATTTGGGGTTTATTAACAAAACCGAGTCGTTAA
- the bchI gene encoding magnesium chelatase ATPase subunit I: MTVTADTPPISQKTRRRVVFPFTAIIGQDDMKLALLLNVIDPKIGGVMIMGDRGTGKSTTIRALADLLPEIDIVAGDPFNSHPDDPDLMSEEVRTKWEQEEPLTTVKHQVPMIDLPLGATEDRVCGTIDIEKALSEGVKAFEPGLLAKANRGLLYVDEVNLLDDHLVDVLLDSAASGWNTVEREGISIRHPARFVLVGSGNPEEGELRPQLLDRFGMNVEVRTVRDPELRVKIVEQRSDFDQNPQEFTQHYQDQQTELQEKIVQAQALLPEVQMEYDLRVKVSQVCGELDVDGLRGDIVTNRAAKALAALEGRTEVTVDDIRRVMPFCLRHRLRKDPLESIDSGYKVEKAIAQVFGLELEEDEES, from the coding sequence ATGACAGTCACCGCAGATACTCCTCCGATTTCCCAAAAAACGCGGCGTCGCGTTGTGTTTCCCTTTACCGCTATTATCGGTCAAGACGATATGAAGTTGGCGTTATTGCTCAATGTCATTGACCCCAAAATTGGCGGGGTCATGATTATGGGCGATCGCGGAACCGGTAAATCCACCACAATCCGGGCTTTAGCTGATTTACTCCCTGAAATTGATATTGTCGCCGGCGATCCGTTTAACAGCCATCCCGATGACCCTGATTTAATGAGTGAGGAAGTGCGTACTAAGTGGGAACAGGAAGAACCACTGACTACTGTTAAACATCAAGTTCCCATGATTGACCTGCCTCTGGGGGCAACAGAAGACCGGGTTTGCGGAACCATTGACATTGAAAAAGCCCTTTCGGAAGGGGTAAAAGCCTTTGAACCAGGGTTGCTGGCGAAAGCCAACCGAGGCTTATTATATGTCGATGAGGTGAACCTCTTAGATGATCACTTGGTTGATGTGTTATTAGACTCAGCAGCCAGTGGCTGGAATACGGTGGAACGGGAAGGCATTTCTATTCGTCATCCAGCGCGGTTTGTGTTAGTCGGTTCGGGGAACCCGGAAGAAGGAGAATTGCGTCCCCAACTTTTAGACCGGTTTGGCATGAATGTGGAAGTACGGACCGTTAGAGATCCTGAATTGCGGGTCAAAATTGTTGAGCAGCGATCTGATTTTGATCAAAATCCCCAAGAATTTACTCAGCATTACCAAGACCAACAAACTGAGTTACAAGAAAAAATTGTCCAAGCGCAAGCCTTACTTCCCGAAGTACAAATGGAATATGATTTGCGGGTGAAAGTATCGCAAGTTTGTGGTGAGTTAGACGTGGATGGCTTGCGGGGTGATATTGTCACCAATCGGGCGGCGAAAGCACTAGCTGCCTTGGAAGGACGCACGGAAGTTACTGTCGATGATATCCGTCGTGTGATGCCTTTTTGTCTTCGTCATCGTCTCCGCAAAGATCCCTTAGAGTCGATTGATTCTGGCTATAAAGTAGAAAAAGCGATCGCGCAAGTCTTTGGTTTGGAATTAGAAGAAGACGAAGAAAGTTAG
- a CDS encoding pentapeptide repeat-containing protein — MRTILKFSLIVSAIALFFVSSPVLAATPRAVRSFDEAVQAETQDFSGQTLIEAEFYDEDLEGADFHDADLEGAVFNGATLHNANWRGVNFTNGIAYLTDFTGIDLTNAVLTEAMMLRSKFDGAIVEGADFTNAVVDRLQVKKLCERASGVNPTTGISTRESLGCR; from the coding sequence ATGCGAACGATTTTAAAGTTTAGTTTAATTGTCAGCGCGATCGCGCTCTTTTTTGTGTCCTCACCGGTGTTAGCGGCAACTCCACGAGCAGTCCGTTCCTTTGATGAAGCCGTGCAAGCAGAAACTCAAGACTTTTCTGGCCAAACCCTAATTGAAGCAGAATTTTATGATGAAGATCTTGAAGGGGCTGATTTTCATGATGCTGACCTAGAAGGGGCTGTTTTTAATGGGGCAACCTTACACAATGCCAACTGGCGAGGGGTTAATTTTACCAATGGGATTGCTTACTTGACCGACTTTACCGGGATTGATTTGACCAATGCCGTTCTCACTGAGGCGATGATGTTACGGTCTAAATTTGATGGCGCGATCGTAGAAGGTGCTGATTTTACAAATGCTGTTGTGGATCGGCTACAAGTGAAAAAACTCTGTGAGCGGGCATCTGGCGTGAATCCCACCACAGGCATTTCCACTCGTGAGTCTCTCGGTTGTCGTTAG
- the trpD gene encoding anthranilate phosphoribosyltransferase: MTSPTDWSTLLQQLLDQQSLSQEQSATLMAGWLNEDIPPVLSGAILAAIQAKGVSPTELAGMARVLQEQSLQKNPLSYSEAVIDTCGTGGDGASTFNISTAVAFVVAAAGVKVAKHGNRSASSKVGSADVLEALGINLNTSIERTQSALEAVGITFLFAPGWHPAMKSVVPLRKTLKVRTIFNLLGPLVNPLRPTAQVMGVFDSKLIDTVAQAFQLLGMERAIVLHGREKLDEAGLAAPTDLAILDHKEVVVTSIEPESIGLHSLPTETLRGGELAENKNILTQVLQGKGSIAQQEVVALNASLALQVAGVVPLYAHEAGIKKSKEILSSGAAWEKLEALVAFLR; this comes from the coding sequence ATGACTTCTCCCACTGACTGGTCAACTTTATTGCAACAACTCCTGGATCAACAGTCCCTATCCCAAGAACAGTCCGCCACTCTAATGGCAGGGTGGCTCAATGAAGACATTCCCCCGGTTCTCTCAGGCGCTATTTTAGCCGCTATTCAAGCAAAGGGGGTTTCACCAACGGAACTGGCAGGAATGGCACGGGTGTTGCAAGAACAATCGCTGCAAAAAAATCCTCTCAGTTATTCAGAAGCCGTTATTGATACCTGCGGTACGGGAGGAGATGGCGCCTCCACCTTCAATATTTCCACTGCTGTTGCCTTTGTGGTGGCAGCAGCCGGGGTGAAAGTGGCAAAGCATGGCAACCGTTCGGCATCGAGTAAAGTGGGTTCTGCCGATGTTTTAGAAGCCCTCGGGATTAATCTCAATACGTCCATTGAACGCACGCAAAGTGCCCTCGAAGCAGTAGGCATTACGTTTTTATTTGCCCCCGGTTGGCATCCGGCAATGAAAAGTGTGGTTCCCTTACGCAAAACGCTGAAAGTGCGTACCATTTTCAACTTGTTGGGACCTTTAGTGAACCCGTTACGTCCCACGGCACAAGTGATGGGAGTGTTTGATAGCAAGTTAATTGATACTGTTGCCCAAGCCTTTCAGTTACTCGGAATGGAGCGCGCGATCGTCCTTCATGGACGCGAAAAACTGGATGAAGCCGGGTTAGCGGCTCCCACTGACTTAGCGATCCTAGACCACAAAGAAGTGGTTGTCACCAGTATTGAACCAGAAAGCATCGGGTTGCACTCCTTACCGACAGAAACCCTCAGAGGAGGAGAATTAGCTGAAAATAAGAACATTCTTACTCAGGTGTTACAGGGAAAAGGGAGCATTGCCCAACAAGAGGTGGTTGCCCTCAATGCCTCTCTCGCTTTACAAGTGGCAGGGGTCGTTCCCCTCTATGCCCACGAAGCGGGAATTAAGAAATCAAAAGAAATTTTGAGCAGTGGTGCAGCTTGGGAGAAGCTAGAAGCCTTAGTGGCGTTTTTACGATGA
- a CDS encoding lipase has product MSQDIRICFLGDSLVNGTGDESALGWAGRLCAQAIHNGFPITYYNLGIRGETSQQIKERWERECASRLPAFCDGRIVLSCGVNDTARQNGALRVLNQDSRRNIQQILRQAKQKYKVLTVGPPPVADETHNERIQGLSQILAEASKMLEVPYIDLFLPLVADPIYRQDVLRNDGSHPQKSGYEKMAQIIHSSPNWWFHQL; this is encoded by the coding sequence ATGTCTCAAGATATTAGAATTTGTTTTCTCGGGGATTCGTTAGTTAACGGGACAGGAGATGAAAGTGCTCTTGGTTGGGCAGGGCGTCTGTGTGCGCAAGCAATCCATAATGGCTTTCCTATCACTTATTACAATCTTGGCATTAGAGGGGAAACCAGTCAGCAAATTAAGGAGCGCTGGGAAAGGGAATGCGCCTCTCGTTTACCCGCTTTTTGCGATGGCAGAATCGTTCTTTCTTGCGGGGTAAATGATACTGCTCGTCAAAATGGAGCATTGCGAGTTCTTAATCAAGATTCTCGCCGGAATATTCAGCAGATTTTGCGTCAAGCTAAGCAAAAATATAAGGTGTTAACAGTGGGTCCGCCTCCGGTTGCAGATGAGACTCACAACGAGAGAATTCAAGGGCTTTCCCAAATCTTGGCTGAAGCGAGCAAGATGCTTGAAGTTCCCTATATTGATTTGTTTTTGCCACTGGTTGCAGACCCAATTTATCGTCAGGACGTTTTAAGGAATGATGGCTCTCATCCTCAAAAAAGTGGGTACGAAAAGATGGCTCAGATTATCCACTCATCTCCGAATTGGTGGTTTCATCAGCTTTAG